In a genomic window of Paludisphaera rhizosphaerae:
- a CDS encoding TolC family protein: MFNRVGRSLFAATAFLTGPAATLCAAQTPEAAAPTSAQLDAMPSTVSPAIARFLRENGDRAIPDSAPRPAVSPTPVSAVEQPPSLTQEPLPAPALPDAPPVPASVYPDPSNPLATGMELKAAPFDANDVRFPINLAAALRLSDARPLIVAAAQAGVWVAEAQLTRAKVLWVPSALAGFDYTRHDGGGPDFNKGIMTAPSVNYFMAGAAGGLYVNLTDAIFEPLAARQALNAAHWNVQAAKNDALLQTSDAYFRAHQYRGMFAGALYTVDRGHQLIRLIDNLSAELVPKDEVDRARNLVADLEQRAVLARQEWRVAGADLTQVLRLDPRAVLDLQEHDHAQITLIDPGRSLDELMSIALANRPELSSRRADVLAAEIRIRREKMRPALPLVTLNGFQHPGFTLQAGVFGLGPNSSMNQWKGRADVSLQMIWQFEGLGLGNMARVKQQRGNESAAIVELRRRQDEVAADVMRAMARVQSAAARVHQADRALRTGIIAFNGHLEGLGQTRRFGDVLVLTFRPQEAVFSLNLLSKAFKEYFSTVAEYNRSQFDLFHALGYPANELTLLKQPGDPVPVNVDRPAYLPAVGHGPPPATR, translated from the coding sequence ATGTTCAATCGGGTCGGACGATCGCTGTTCGCCGCGACGGCCTTTCTCACAGGGCCGGCCGCGACGCTCTGCGCGGCGCAGACGCCAGAGGCGGCCGCCCCGACGTCCGCGCAACTGGACGCCATGCCCTCGACAGTCTCCCCGGCGATCGCTCGCTTTCTCCGCGAGAACGGAGACCGGGCGATCCCTGATTCTGCACCTCGTCCCGCAGTCTCCCCGACGCCTGTATCGGCCGTTGAGCAGCCCCCGTCTTTGACGCAGGAGCCTTTGCCCGCCCCTGCGCTTCCAGACGCGCCGCCAGTTCCGGCGTCGGTCTATCCAGACCCGTCCAACCCGTTGGCGACGGGGATGGAGCTAAAGGCGGCGCCGTTCGATGCGAACGACGTTCGGTTCCCGATCAACCTGGCGGCGGCGTTGCGGCTGTCGGACGCGCGGCCGCTGATCGTGGCCGCCGCCCAGGCCGGCGTCTGGGTCGCCGAGGCCCAACTCACCCGGGCGAAGGTGCTTTGGGTGCCGAGCGCTCTCGCAGGATTTGATTACACGCGGCACGACGGCGGCGGCCCCGACTTCAACAAGGGGATCATGACCGCCCCGAGTGTCAACTACTTCATGGCGGGCGCCGCGGGCGGTTTGTACGTCAATCTGACCGACGCGATCTTCGAGCCATTGGCCGCGCGGCAGGCCCTGAATGCGGCTCACTGGAACGTCCAGGCCGCCAAGAACGATGCGCTGCTGCAAACGTCCGACGCCTACTTCCGGGCCCACCAGTATCGTGGGATGTTCGCCGGGGCGCTATACACCGTCGATCGCGGTCACCAGTTGATCCGATTGATCGATAACCTGAGCGCCGAGCTGGTTCCGAAAGACGAAGTCGACCGAGCCCGAAACCTGGTCGCCGACCTGGAGCAACGGGCGGTGCTTGCGCGTCAGGAGTGGCGCGTGGCCGGGGCTGATCTGACGCAAGTCCTTCGACTCGACCCTCGAGCCGTCCTCGACCTCCAGGAGCACGATCACGCCCAGATCACTCTGATCGACCCGGGCCGATCGCTCGACGAGTTGATGTCGATCGCTCTGGCTAATCGGCCTGAACTCTCCTCTCGGCGCGCGGACGTCCTGGCGGCGGAGATCCGGATTCGACGCGAGAAGATGAGACCGGCGCTCCCGCTTGTGACCTTGAACGGGTTCCAGCATCCAGGCTTCACGCTTCAGGCGGGCGTCTTCGGTCTGGGTCCGAACAGCAGCATGAACCAGTGGAAAGGAAGAGCGGACGTTTCGCTCCAGATGATCTGGCAGTTCGAGGGCCTTGGCCTGGGTAACATGGCCCGAGTCAAGCAGCAGCGGGGCAACGAATCAGCGGCGATCGTTGAACTTCGTCGCCGTCAGGACGAGGTTGCGGCGGACGTCATGCGCGCTATGGCTCGCGTTCAATCCGCGGCGGCGCGTGTCCATCAAGCCGACCGAGCCCTTCGCACGGGGATCATCGCGTTCAACGGCCACCTTGAAGGGTTGGGTCAGACGCGACGTTTTGGCGATGTGCTCGTTCTGACCTTCCGGCCGCAAGAGGCGGTGTTCTCATTGAACTTGCTCAGCAAGGCGTTCAAAGAGTACTTCTCGACGGTCGCCGAGTACAACCGGTCGCAGTTCGATCTTTTTCACGCACTGGGATATCCAGCAAACGAGCTGACCCTGCTGAAGCAACCCGGAGATCCCGTCCCGGTGAACGTGGATCGACCGGCGTATCTGCCCGCGGTCGGTCATGGTCCTCCCCCGGCGACGCGCTGA
- a CDS encoding arylsulfatase: MTRTTLHRLVLFGLACAAAGSSQVALAQSTKKPNILVIWGDDIGTWNISHNSRGMMGYKTPNIDRIAREGVSFTDYYGQQSCTAGRAAFIGGNVPVRTGMTKVGLPGAKEGWQKTDVTMATVMKSLGYATGQFGKNHQGDRDEHLPTMHGFDEFFGNLYHLNAEEEPENRDYPRDMKLANGKTFLETYGPRGVLKCKADGKGGQTIENTGPLTKKRMETIDDETSAAAKEFISRQHSANQPFFCWWNATRMHFRTHVKEADRGKSGQDEYSDGMVEHDGHVGQLLKHLDDLGLANDTIVFYSTDNGPHYNTWPDAGTTPFRSEKNSNWEGAYRVPAFVRWPGHFPAGTTLNGVVAHEDWLPTFAAVGGDPDISAKIKAGVELNGRRYHNFIDGYNQLDYLSGKSEASPRREFVYVNDDGQIVAMRVGDWKAVFLENRGEAFGVWREPFTELRVPLLFHLRRDPFEKAQHNANTYNDWFLDHPFVVVPMQQIAARFLTTMKEYPPSQTPGSFNLEKVQKMIEAGASGR; this comes from the coding sequence ATGACAAGAACGACGTTGCATCGCCTCGTGCTGTTTGGACTCGCCTGCGCAGCGGCGGGAAGCAGTCAAGTCGCTCTCGCCCAGTCCACCAAGAAGCCGAACATCCTGGTCATCTGGGGCGACGACATCGGGACGTGGAACATCAGCCACAACAGCCGCGGAATGATGGGATACAAAACGCCCAACATCGACCGCATCGCGCGTGAAGGCGTCTCGTTCACGGACTATTACGGCCAGCAGAGTTGCACCGCCGGCCGCGCGGCGTTCATCGGCGGCAACGTGCCGGTTCGAACGGGGATGACGAAGGTCGGCCTCCCTGGGGCGAAGGAGGGCTGGCAGAAGACCGACGTCACCATGGCCACGGTCATGAAGAGCCTTGGCTACGCCACGGGACAGTTCGGCAAGAACCACCAAGGCGATCGCGACGAGCATCTCCCCACGATGCACGGGTTCGACGAGTTCTTCGGCAACCTCTATCACCTCAACGCCGAGGAAGAGCCTGAAAACCGCGACTATCCCCGCGACATGAAGCTTGCCAACGGCAAGACATTCCTTGAGACCTACGGCCCACGCGGCGTTCTGAAGTGCAAGGCCGACGGCAAGGGGGGGCAGACGATCGAGAACACCGGTCCGCTGACGAAGAAGCGGATGGAGACGATCGACGACGAGACCAGCGCCGCCGCCAAGGAGTTCATCAGCCGCCAGCATAGCGCCAACCAGCCGTTCTTCTGCTGGTGGAACGCCACTCGTATGCACTTCCGCACCCACGTCAAGGAAGCCGATCGCGGCAAATCGGGACAAGACGAGTACAGCGACGGCATGGTGGAGCACGATGGGCACGTCGGGCAGCTCTTGAAGCATCTCGACGACCTCGGCCTGGCGAACGACACGATCGTTTTCTACTCGACCGACAACGGCCCTCACTACAACACCTGGCCGGACGCCGGCACGACGCCCTTCCGCAGTGAGAAGAACTCAAACTGGGAAGGCGCCTACCGCGTTCCCGCCTTCGTGCGATGGCCCGGACACTTCCCCGCCGGGACGACGCTGAACGGAGTCGTCGCCCACGAGGACTGGCTGCCGACTTTCGCCGCCGTCGGTGGAGATCCTGATATCTCGGCCAAGATCAAGGCAGGCGTCGAGCTCAACGGTCGCCGTTACCACAACTTCATCGACGGCTACAACCAGCTCGACTATCTCAGCGGTAAGTCGGAGGCTTCACCCCGGCGCGAATTCGTCTATGTGAATGACGACGGCCAGATCGTGGCGATGCGCGTGGGCGACTGGAAGGCGGTGTTCCTCGAGAATCGAGGCGAGGCCTTCGGCGTCTGGCGCGAGCCCTTCACGGAACTCCGCGTTCCGCTGCTGTTCCATCTTCGCCGCGACCCCTTCGAGAAGGCCCAGCACAACGCGAACACCTATAACGATTGGTTCCTGGACCATCCCTTCGTCGTCGTGCCGATGCAACAGATCGCCGCACGCTTCCTGACCACGATGAAGGAGTACCCCCCGAGCCAGACGCCGGGGTCCTTCAACCTGGAGAAAGTCCAGAAGATGATCGAGGCTGGGGCTTCCGGCCGCTGA
- a CDS encoding FKBP-type peptidyl-prolyl cis-trans isomerase, whose protein sequence is MRIPKPRLTIGGMLALVALAAVMMTYLRPAGTRIVEVKVGTGPPVKQGDSATVHYVGTLADGTKFDSSRVRNVPVEFSIGTGHLIRGWDVGLIGMKSGGIRKLIIPPEEGYGALKAGRIPPNSTLYFEVELLGIKPALSAAPGSGPP, encoded by the coding sequence ATGAGAATTCCCAAGCCCCGTCTGACCATCGGCGGCATGCTCGCCCTGGTGGCCCTGGCCGCCGTGATGATGACCTACCTCAGGCCCGCCGGCACGCGGATCGTGGAGGTCAAGGTCGGGACCGGCCCGCCGGTCAAGCAGGGGGACTCGGCGACCGTCCACTACGTGGGCACCCTGGCCGACGGCACGAAGTTCGACTCGTCGAGAGTTCGGAACGTTCCGGTCGAATTCAGCATCGGGACGGGCCACCTCATCCGGGGTTGGGACGTCGGGCTGATCGGGATGAAGTCGGGAGGGATTCGAAAGCTGATCATACCGCCCGAGGAGGGCTACGGGGCGTTGAAGGCGGGTCGCATACCCCCGAACTCGACGCTCTACTTCGAGGTCGAGCTGCTGGGGATAAAACCGGCCCTCTCTGCAGCGCCCGGCTCTGGTCCGCCTTGA
- a CDS encoding TolC family protein: MSFEKPVTGVRLIGLLVATLSLGADRPSTRPDEPAAPVRSNSRLEPLPNSIPPAADPTALAADDAETLGRPLVEGQVIRPIDLADALRLAGANDLDVAIARERVCEAVADLQQARVEWLPSIYLGPNWIRHDGQAQVVEGQVRTISKSSLFLGGTAAAGSSVSGPVPAGGPAQVSGLTSILRFSDAIFDSLAAKQVVEVRRAGIQTATNDALLGVAEAYLDLQQAAGSLAIAREAAANAGELTSLTEAYARTGAGLEADHRRAAAERERQRKNVEAAVGELEVASAELVRRTRLDPLIVVAPVEPPETVIRLVPESSPIDELITTGLRHRPELAESQAFVQVTLTRLKQAKMRPLIPSLAFRYSGGGFGGGVNGFFGDFASRSDADVNLYWELQNLGFADKAITRQRASQQRAAQLELLKVQDKVAAEVVQSVKARIAASRRMEQAARALPEAQASLSLNLTNIRRGAGLPGATRPIEVLQPIQALAQARADHLAAVLAYNRSEFRLHRALGAPTTHSSELEQPSYRELR; encoded by the coding sequence ATGTCATTCGAAAAGCCTGTGACTGGAGTCCGGCTGATCGGACTCCTTGTCGCCACCCTTTCGCTTGGAGCCGATCGGCCGTCTACGCGGCCCGACGAGCCGGCAGCCCCGGTTCGCAGCAACTCGCGCCTTGAGCCGCTTCCGAACTCAATTCCCCCTGCCGCAGATCCGACGGCCCTTGCCGCCGACGATGCGGAGACTCTCGGGCGTCCCCTCGTCGAAGGCCAGGTCATCAGACCCATCGACCTTGCAGACGCCCTTCGTCTCGCCGGGGCGAACGACCTGGACGTAGCCATCGCCCGAGAACGCGTCTGCGAAGCCGTGGCGGATCTCCAGCAAGCCCGCGTCGAGTGGCTCCCCAGCATCTACCTCGGGCCGAACTGGATCCGGCACGACGGTCAGGCTCAGGTCGTCGAGGGACAGGTCCGGACGATCAGCAAGAGCTCATTGTTCCTCGGAGGGACGGCGGCGGCGGGCTCAAGCGTTTCGGGACCCGTCCCGGCCGGCGGACCGGCCCAGGTTTCCGGTCTGACCTCTATCCTTCGATTCTCGGACGCCATCTTCGACTCTCTAGCGGCGAAGCAGGTCGTGGAGGTCCGACGCGCCGGCATCCAAACGGCCACGAACGACGCCCTTCTCGGGGTGGCCGAGGCGTATCTCGATCTGCAGCAGGCGGCGGGTTCTCTCGCCATCGCTCGCGAAGCCGCCGCTAACGCGGGTGAGTTGACGAGCCTCACCGAGGCCTACGCTCGGACCGGAGCCGGACTGGAAGCCGACCATCGCCGAGCGGCCGCCGAACGAGAACGACAGCGAAAAAATGTAGAGGCGGCCGTGGGCGAACTGGAGGTCGCCTCCGCCGAGCTCGTCCGGCGCACGAGGCTTGACCCCCTGATCGTCGTGGCGCCTGTCGAGCCTCCGGAAACCGTGATCCGGCTGGTCCCCGAGTCATCTCCCATCGACGAACTCATCACCACTGGGTTGAGGCACCGCCCTGAGCTCGCCGAATCTCAGGCGTTCGTCCAGGTGACGCTCACCCGGCTCAAACAGGCGAAGATGCGTCCGTTGATCCCGAGCCTCGCCTTCCGTTACTCCGGCGGCGGGTTCGGCGGCGGCGTAAACGGCTTCTTCGGCGACTTCGCCAGCCGAAGCGACGCCGACGTGAACCTTTACTGGGAGCTTCAAAACCTGGGATTCGCCGACAAGGCGATCACCCGGCAGCGCGCCTCGCAGCAACGCGCGGCGCAGCTCGAGCTTCTGAAGGTGCAGGATAAGGTCGCCGCCGAGGTCGTCCAGTCCGTCAAGGCGCGGATCGCAGCCTCGCGACGGATGGAGCAGGCGGCTCGAGCGCTGCCCGAAGCTCAGGCGTCTCTCTCCCTCAACCTGACGAACATTCGCCGCGGCGCAGGACTTCCCGGCGCCACCCGTCCCATTGAGGTGCTCCAGCCCATCCAGGCCCTCGCCCAGGCCCGAGCCGACCATCTGGCGGCCGTATTGGCTTACAACCGTTCCGAGTTCCGGCTCCACCGAGCACTCGGAGCCCCGACGACGCACTCATCAGAACTCGAACAGCCCTCTTACAGAGAATTGCGATAG
- a CDS encoding efflux RND transporter periplasmic adaptor subunit yields MSETPKPSPVAKVATVVPERATVRRIAEQPGQIESVELTPIHAKLAGYVQTVLVDIGDRVKAGQVLAELRIPEIEAELRQKRAMIGQAEAERKQDAAAVEVAQAEVESAEAKVVEIRAGIRRTEAEIERWSAEFARVQQLAQERALVGSLVDETRSKLGAAQAARDEVNAQVRSGEAAVVRAKAMLDKARADVLAADSHVEVARFDAEQAEAMASYTKIQAPFDGVVVRRKVDRGQLTTPGTSGEPLFLVARHDVATISVGVPEADAPFVNPGDPARVRLLALGDKTFEGTVTRTAWALDSATRTLLVEIDLPNPEEVLRPGLYAYATIIADEHAGVLTLPASAVFKDGGKSFCVVVKDGRATRREIQVGLTEGKRTEIASGIGPDSQVVEANSASLTDGQPVETAKR; encoded by the coding sequence TTGTCCGAGACCCCAAAGCCGTCCCCCGTTGCAAAGGTCGCGACCGTCGTCCCCGAGCGGGCGACGGTCCGGCGAATCGCCGAGCAGCCGGGGCAGATCGAGTCGGTCGAACTGACCCCGATCCACGCGAAGCTCGCCGGCTACGTCCAGACCGTTCTCGTCGACATTGGAGACCGTGTGAAGGCGGGGCAGGTACTAGCTGAACTCCGAATTCCTGAGATCGAGGCCGAACTCAGGCAGAAGCGAGCGATGATCGGACAGGCCGAAGCGGAGCGGAAGCAGGACGCGGCCGCGGTTGAAGTTGCCCAGGCCGAGGTGGAAAGCGCCGAGGCGAAAGTCGTCGAGATCCGGGCTGGCATTCGACGGACTGAGGCTGAGATCGAGCGCTGGAGCGCCGAGTTCGCCCGTGTGCAACAGCTTGCTCAAGAGCGGGCCCTCGTCGGCAGCCTCGTCGACGAGACCAGGAGCAAACTCGGCGCCGCTCAGGCGGCTCGCGACGAAGTCAACGCCCAGGTCAGATCCGGCGAGGCGGCCGTTGTTCGGGCGAAAGCGATGCTGGACAAGGCACGCGCCGACGTTCTGGCCGCGGACTCGCACGTCGAGGTCGCCCGATTCGACGCCGAGCAGGCCGAGGCAATGGCTTCCTACACGAAGATCCAGGCCCCGTTCGACGGGGTCGTGGTCCGCCGAAAGGTCGATCGCGGCCAGTTGACGACTCCCGGGACGTCGGGGGAACCCCTATTCCTGGTTGCTCGGCACGACGTCGCGACAATCTCGGTCGGAGTTCCCGAGGCGGATGCTCCGTTCGTCAACCCCGGCGACCCTGCGAGAGTCAGGCTTCTGGCACTCGGAGACAAAACCTTTGAAGGGACCGTGACCCGGACGGCATGGGCCCTCGATTCGGCGACCCGAACCCTTCTCGTTGAAATCGATTTGCCCAACCCGGAAGAGGTCCTCAGACCCGGCCTATACGCGTACGCGACGATCATCGCCGACGAGCATGCAGGCGTCTTGACTCTGCCTGCCTCGGCCGTCTTCAAGGACGGAGGTAAGTCGTTCTGCGTTGTCGTGAAGGACGGCCGAGCGACGCGTCGAGAAATCCAGGTCGGCCTCACCGAAGGAAAGCGTACCGAAATCGCCTCGGGGATTGGTCCTGATTCACAGGTCGTCGAGGCGAATTCAGCGTCGCTGACGGACGGTCAGCCCGTCGAGACCGCCAAGCGCTAG
- a CDS encoding efflux RND transporter permease subunit: protein MNPIIFAMRRPLTVMVVVVAAALGSGLALYRMPIDVFPNLNLPVVYVCQPYGGMDPAQMEGLLTNYYEYHFLYIGGIHHVESKNIQGMALMKLYFHPGTNMAQAMAETIGYVTRSRAFMPPGTVSPFITRFDAGSVPVGYLVLSSETKSIGEIQDQALFKVRPMFASLPGVSAPPPFGGSQRTVVVRIDPDRLRSYRMSPDEVTKALVSGNAISPSGNVRIGDEMPIVPVNSLVKQVDDLKSIPIRPGSNPTVYLRDVATVQDASDTTTGYALVNGRRAVYILVTKRADASTLSVVGNVKAALPSMQAVLPDDIKVSFEFDQSPTVTNAMKSLVVEGTLGAILTGLMVLLFLRDWRSVLVVVLNIPFALCGAVVALWLTGQTINLMTLGGLALSIGILVDEATVEVENIHSRLGDAENVARAVRQGNLDTAVPRLLAMLCILAVFIPSFFMQGAAQALFVPLSLAVGFAMVSSYLLSSTFVPVLSVWLLKSNHQTAAHSSRRSFFGRLCDAYERTVAGVVMLRWLIVPAYLALAGLVVFGVGRRLGMEIFPQVDAGRFQLRIKAPAGTRIEKTETIAKAALAAVDDEVGSGGVEISVGYVGVIPSSYPINAIYQWTAGPEEALLRVALHDSSGVDVEALKRKLRDRLSASMPGVHFSFEPADIVSDVMSFGSPTPVEVTVSGPSYADVRAHAEKVREELAKVASLRDLQFAQALDYPTVVVDIDRERAGLSGVTAEEISRSLVTATSSSRFVVPNYWPDPKTGIGYQVQVEIPIAIMDSVKQVETIPVQRPGGPSLLLRDVAAVRRGTMPGEFDRYNMKRSISLTANVAGEDLGTAARQVAAALTRAGEPPKGVMVDVRGQIAPMREILSGLSFGLAASIVVVLLLLTANFQSVRLAFVTVSTAPAVVCGVVAALWATGTTINLQSFMGAIMSIGVAVANAILLVTFAERRRREGAADARDAAIHGAVGRLRPILMTSCAMTAGMAPIAFGWGEGGEQTAPLGRAVIGGLLAATAATLFVLPAVFALVQSRAGRQSASVDPDDPESPYFTRLHEDSEPYLNGDVREVAHVAPAAASERDGGFHP, encoded by the coding sequence ATGAACCCCATCATCTTCGCGATGCGGCGGCCGTTGACTGTGATGGTGGTCGTCGTCGCGGCGGCCCTGGGCAGCGGGCTTGCCCTTTACCGAATGCCCATCGACGTCTTCCCAAATCTGAATCTCCCCGTCGTCTACGTCTGCCAACCCTATGGCGGGATGGACCCCGCCCAGATGGAAGGGCTGCTAACCAACTACTACGAGTATCACTTCCTTTACATCGGCGGCATCCATCACGTCGAGTCGAAAAACATTCAGGGCATGGCCCTGATGAAGCTCTACTTCCACCCGGGCACGAACATGGCCCAGGCGATGGCGGAGACCATCGGCTACGTCACCCGCTCGCGGGCCTTCATGCCGCCGGGCACGGTCTCGCCGTTCATCACCCGATTCGACGCTGGAAGCGTCCCCGTCGGCTACCTCGTGCTCTCCAGCGAGACGAAGAGCATCGGCGAGATCCAGGACCAGGCCCTCTTCAAGGTCCGGCCGATGTTCGCGAGCCTTCCGGGCGTTTCCGCTCCTCCTCCGTTTGGAGGGAGTCAGCGGACAGTCGTCGTTCGCATCGACCCCGACCGACTCCGGTCCTACCGGATGTCGCCCGATGAAGTGACAAAAGCTCTCGTCTCGGGGAACGCGATCAGCCCCTCGGGGAACGTCCGCATCGGCGACGAGATGCCGATCGTCCCGGTCAATTCGCTCGTGAAGCAGGTCGACGATCTGAAGTCGATCCCCATCCGGCCCGGATCGAACCCGACTGTCTACCTACGCGACGTCGCCACCGTTCAGGACGCTTCCGACACGACGACCGGCTACGCGCTCGTGAACGGGCGGCGGGCCGTTTACATCCTCGTCACCAAGCGGGCGGACGCCTCCACCCTGTCCGTCGTCGGCAACGTGAAGGCGGCGCTCCCCTCGATGCAGGCCGTACTCCCAGACGACATCAAGGTCAGCTTTGAATTCGACCAGTCCCCAACTGTAACCAACGCGATGAAAAGCCTTGTGGTCGAGGGGACGCTCGGGGCGATTCTGACCGGGCTCATGGTGTTGCTTTTCCTTCGAGACTGGCGGAGCGTCCTCGTCGTCGTTTTGAACATTCCTTTCGCCCTCTGCGGCGCGGTCGTCGCATTGTGGCTCACAGGTCAAACCATCAATCTGATGACGCTCGGCGGTCTTGCTCTCTCGATCGGGATCCTCGTCGACGAGGCGACCGTGGAGGTCGAGAACATCCATTCCCGGTTAGGCGACGCTGAGAACGTTGCCAGGGCGGTTCGGCAGGGAAATCTCGATACGGCCGTGCCTCGACTTCTCGCAATGCTCTGTATCCTGGCGGTTTTCATTCCGTCTTTCTTCATGCAGGGGGCGGCGCAGGCCCTCTTCGTCCCGCTTTCGCTGGCCGTCGGCTTCGCGATGGTTTCTTCCTACTTGCTGTCGAGCACGTTCGTCCCTGTCCTTTCGGTCTGGCTGCTCAAATCCAACCATCAGACAGCCGCCCACTCGTCGCGACGTTCGTTCTTCGGTCGCCTGTGCGATGCCTACGAACGGACCGTGGCGGGAGTGGTCATGCTCCGGTGGCTTATCGTGCCGGCCTATCTGGCCCTCGCGGGCCTCGTCGTATTCGGGGTTGGCCGAAGGCTGGGCATGGAGATTTTCCCTCAGGTCGACGCAGGTCGATTCCAGCTTCGCATCAAGGCGCCGGCCGGCACCCGGATCGAGAAGACGGAGACGATCGCGAAGGCCGCTCTCGCCGCCGTGGACGACGAGGTGGGAAGCGGCGGCGTCGAGATTTCCGTCGGCTACGTCGGCGTTATCCCATCGAGCTACCCGATCAACGCCATCTATCAATGGACCGCCGGTCCAGAGGAAGCCCTCCTGCGGGTCGCCCTCCACGATTCGTCCGGAGTCGACGTTGAGGCCCTCAAACGAAAATTGCGCGATCGGCTTTCCGCCTCGATGCCCGGCGTGCACTTCTCCTTCGAGCCGGCGGATATCGTGAGCGACGTCATGAGCTTTGGTTCGCCGACGCCGGTCGAGGTCACCGTAAGCGGACCGAGTTATGCCGACGTCCGAGCCCACGCCGAGAAAGTCCGGGAGGAGCTCGCGAAAGTCGCCTCGCTCCGAGACCTTCAATTCGCCCAGGCCCTCGACTATCCCACAGTCGTCGTCGACATCGACCGCGAGCGCGCCGGGTTGAGCGGGGTCACGGCTGAGGAAATCTCTCGATCCCTCGTCACAGCCACTTCCTCAAGCCGATTCGTGGTGCCCAACTACTGGCCCGACCCGAAAACCGGCATCGGTTATCAGGTGCAGGTCGAGATCCCGATAGCCATCATGGACTCGGTCAAGCAGGTCGAAACCATCCCCGTGCAGAGGCCGGGTGGGCCCTCGCTTCTCCTCCGCGACGTCGCGGCCGTGCGGCGAGGGACGATGCCCGGCGAGTTCGACCGCTACAACATGAAGCGGTCCATCAGTCTCACCGCGAACGTCGCCGGCGAGGACCTGGGGACGGCCGCCCGCCAGGTCGCGGCGGCGTTGACGCGGGCTGGCGAGCCCCCCAAGGGGGTTATGGTCGACGTCCGGGGTCAGATCGCTCCGATGCGTGAGATTCTCTCCGGCCTTTCATTCGGCCTCGCAGCATCCATCGTCGTCGTCCTGCTCCTGCTCACGGCGAATTTCCAATCGGTCCGGCTCGCATTCGTCACGGTCTCGACCGCCCCAGCCGTCGTCTGCGGCGTGGTCGCGGCGCTCTGGGCGACGGGGACCACCATCAACCTCCAGTCGTTCATGGGGGCGATCATGTCCATCGGCGTCGCCGTTGCGAACGCCATCCTACTCGTCACCTTCGCCGAGCGCCGCCGCCGCGAGGGGGCCGCCGATGCGCGGGATGCAGCGATTCATGGGGCCGTTGGACGGCTTAGGCCCATTCTGATGACGAGCTGCGCGATGACCGCCGGCATGGCCCCGATCGCCTTCGGCTGGGGCGAAGGGGGAGAGCAGACCGCGCCCCTCGGTCGGGCCGTCATCGGGGGACTCCTCGCGGCGACAGCGGCGACGCTGTTCGTTCTTCCGGCCGTCTTCGCGCTCGTCCAGAGCCGGGCAGGACGCCAGTCCGCTTCGGTCGACCCTGACGACCCGGAGAGCCCGTACTTCACACGCCTTCACGAGGACTCCGAGCCGTATCTGAACGGGGATGTCCGTGAGGTCGCACACGTCGCGCCTGCGGCAGCATCAGAACGCGATGGGGGATTCCATCCATGA
- a CDS encoding PadR family transcriptional regulator: protein MSDLLTRMFFGGFVRMHVLYHASKEPIFGVEMMEELARHGYDVGAGTLYPMLQKLEEAGYLASYSEVVAGKTRKYYRATPEGVAALETAKAKLRELVKEVVEDKPPTPSIKTERRKPPG from the coding sequence GTGAGCGACCTGCTGACCAGGATGTTCTTCGGAGGGTTCGTGCGGATGCACGTCCTCTACCACGCTTCAAAGGAGCCGATCTTCGGCGTGGAGATGATGGAGGAACTCGCCCGCCACGGCTATGACGTTGGGGCCGGCACTCTCTACCCGATGCTTCAGAAGCTTGAGGAGGCCGGGTACCTCGCCTCGTACAGCGAGGTCGTCGCGGGCAAGACGCGCAAGTACTATCGTGCGACTCCGGAGGGGGTCGCGGCCCTCGAGACGGCCAAGGCCAAGCTCAGAGAACTCGTCAAAGAGGTCGTCGAAGACAAACCGCCGACGCCGTCCATCAAGACCGAGCGCCGCAAACCGCCCGGATGA